GCTTGGTAGGGCGCAGCGTTCGGGTCGCTGAGGTCGTGGGTTCAAATCCCGTCGCACCGATAGGAGACTGCTTTGTTGGAATAAAATTTCAATGAAGCAGTCTTTTTAATTTTCTCTTAAATCAGTTGTTTCCGACAGGCAATTCGATTATAATGTAACGATGGAATAAAGCGTACAAACAGGAAAGGAGTTTCTGATAAAATGGTAATAGAAATTTTAAAGGCCATATTCTTTGGCATTGTGGAGGGTATTACGGAATGGCTGCCCATTTCCTCTACGGGACACATGATTCTGTTGAATGAATTTGTGAAGCTGCAGGTTTCGGATGAATTTTATAAGCTGTTTGAGGTTGTCATTCAGCTTGGCGCAATTCTGGCGGTTATCCTGCTGTTCTTCCATAAGCTGAATCCCTTCTCGCCAAGCAAGAGCGCGCCGCAGAAGCGGAATACCTGGCGGCTGTGGTTCAAGGTGGTGCTTGCGGTGATTCCTTCCGCGGTGATCGGGCTGCCGTTGGATGACTGGATGGATGCACATTTTTACAATTATGTTGTGGTTGCCATCACTTTGATTGTTTACGGGATTGCGTTTTTGTTCGTGGAGCGAGAAAACAGCCACCGCAGAGCCTATGCAAATTCGGTGTATGATATTGATTTGAAAACTGCCATGCTCATCGGCTGCTTCCAGTGCCTGAGCCTGATTCCCGGCACCTCCCGTTCCGGCTCAACCATTCTGGGTGCAATCATCCTTGGCGTAGGCAGAGCGGCAGGGGCAGAGTTCTCCTTCTTCCTTGCCATCCCCACGATGCTTGGCGCAAGCGTACTGAAGCTTGTGAAATTCCTGCTTTCCGGCGTTTCCGCAACAGGCGCGGAGTGGGCGATTCTGGCGGTCGGCTGCGTGGTTTCCTTCGTGGTCAGCCTGCTTGTCATCAAGGGGCTGATGGAATATGTACGCAAGCACAGCTTTGCGGTATTCGGCGTGTACCGCATCATTCTGGGGGTACTGGTTCTGGGATATTTTGCCTTCCAAACCCTGCACGCATAAAAATTACATAAGGGAAAATAAAAAACGGAGCCGATTTTTTCGACTCCGTTCATTTTTTTATTCTGCTTCAATCTGTTCAAAGATTTCTTGTGCAGGCTTCTGATACCAGCCTGTCTTATCCTCGCTGACAAGTCCTGCGGTCTGGGAATTATAATACATTTCGCATGCCTCAAGGTCATTCATTTTGTGCTTTTTCTGCAGCAGTGCAACCACCTCTGCGCCGACAGCGGCACGGTTTTCGTGATGGGTATATTCCTTCTCCTGCTCTCCGGCATCGCTTTCCAGATAGGTCAGCCCGTCAATCATGCCGACAAAGAAATCAATATCCATTTCGGGGAAGGTTTTGTGGCTGTCCAGAATCAGGTCAATGAAGCCGGACTGCTGAAAGGAAATAAATACCTTATTACTGGGGATATTTTTCAGATCACTGTAATATTCTACGCAGGAAACAACTAAAGTACGCTGGTCCATTTTTCTCTCTCCTTTTTACTCATAAAAAATTTACTAAGCTTTATGATACCGCATTTTCACATAATTTTCAACCATTCCCCGCAGGAAAACTTGACATTCTCCGATTTTCCAGTATGCTAAAGGAAGCAAGATAAAATTGGAAGGAAGTGCTTATTTTGGTAGCAGTAAAAATAGATGAAACCTTAAAGGAACGCTGCCCCGATGCTGCTTTGGGGCTTTTGCAGGCAAAGGTTGCGGTTGCGCCCGATCCGGAAGAATTTCTGGCACTGCTGAATGGGAAAATTGCGGAGCTTTCCGAGGTAGAGCTTTCACAGGCAAATAAGAGAGATAAAATTCAGACAACCAGAAAGGCGTATAAGGCATTGGGGAAGGAGCCCAACCGCTATCGTTCCTCCGCAGAGGCAATGTGCAGAAGAATTGCAAAGGAACGAGGGCTGTATTACATCAATAACGTGGTGGATATCAATAATTATCTTTCCATCAAATCGGGGTATTCCATGGGGACGTATGACCTTGCGAAAACAAAGGGCGACATCCGCTGGATGCGTGCGCCCGAAGGCACGGCATACCGCGGCATCGGCAAGGATGTGCTGAATATTGAATTTTTGCCGGTTTTATTTGACGAGGAAGGACCCTTCGGCAATCCCACCAGTGATAATGACAGAACCATGATTACGGATGCAACAGAGGATTTGCTTCTGGTATATTATGCCTTTGATGGGGCAGAGGATTTGCCTGCGCTTCTCTCCGAAGCAAAGGACTTACTGGAAAAATATGCAGGGGGCAGAGAATTTGAGACGGAAATCTTGATTTGAAAAATCCGAATATAATAAGGAAGGTGATCGGATGAAAACCTTTGAAAGCTTATATCGGGACTATTACCAGAAGGTATATGCGTTTCTCAACCGCATGTGTGCCGATGGAGATTTAGCGGAGGATTTGACGCAGGAAACCTTTTTGCAGGCATATAAATCACTCTATAAATTTCGGGGAGAGTGTGAGGTTTTTACCTGGCTTGCGGCAATTGGCAAGCATACCTATTTCAAATATCTGAAAAAGAAGCGGCTGCATCTGGATGCGGCGAATTTGGATTTGGTGGCGCAGAACTATCTGAAGGGGGATGTCAGCCCGGAGGAGCATGTCAGCCAGAAGGATATTGAAAAAGCGGTGCGCAAGGTGGTTGAGGATA
This genomic window from Anaerotignum faecicola contains:
- a CDS encoding RNA polymerase sigma factor, which translates into the protein MKTFESLYRDYYQKVYAFLNRMCADGDLAEDLTQETFLQAYKSLYKFRGECEVFTWLAAIGKHTYFKYLKKKRLHLDAANLDLVAQNYLKGDVSPEEHVSQKDIEKAVRKVVEDIPKKYRDVVVLRVYAELPFSQVAQILRISENSAKVIYFRAKKMLMEVLKDELEM
- a CDS encoding B3/B4 domain-containing protein, whose amino-acid sequence is MVAVKIDETLKERCPDAALGLLQAKVAVAPDPEEFLALLNGKIAELSEVELSQANKRDKIQTTRKAYKALGKEPNRYRSSAEAMCRRIAKERGLYYINNVVDINNYLSIKSGYSMGTYDLAKTKGDIRWMRAPEGTAYRGIGKDVLNIEFLPVLFDEEGPFGNPTSDNDRTMITDATEDLLLVYYAFDGAEDLPALLSEAKDLLEKYAGGREFETEILI
- a CDS encoding undecaprenyl-diphosphate phosphatase; the protein is MVIEILKAIFFGIVEGITEWLPISSTGHMILLNEFVKLQVSDEFYKLFEVVIQLGAILAVILLFFHKLNPFSPSKSAPQKRNTWRLWFKVVLAVIPSAVIGLPLDDWMDAHFYNYVVVAITLIVYGIAFLFVERENSHRRAYANSVYDIDLKTAMLIGCFQCLSLIPGTSRSGSTILGAIILGVGRAAGAEFSFFLAIPTMLGASVLKLVKFLLSGVSATGAEWAILAVGCVVSFVVSLLVIKGLMEYVRKHSFAVFGVYRIILGVLVLGYFAFQTLHA